In Helianthus annuus cultivar XRQ/B chromosome 8, HanXRQr2.0-SUNRISE, whole genome shotgun sequence, a single genomic region encodes these proteins:
- the LOC110872314 gene encoding protein ACTIVITY OF BC1 COMPLEX KINASE 3, chloroplastic — protein MSTVTLSPASTTAPGNPSVFYRNKSTTTAGSKCRTRFRSKPIFAALVEEARPRSLPPARGNNNNINGAVPELNSGVSSIVPASRNRADDIQAESKALARAVNASVYSPELIKLKYASRPFKVLRRTLQILMGLGSFGVKLWVDQLQGQLEQNRRARAVELRETFTRLGPTFVKIGQGLSTRPDLCPPEFLEELSELQDALPTFPDAEAFACIEKELGLSLDSIYSSISSSPIAAASLGQVYKAQLKYSGQFVAVKVQRPGIEEAIGLDFYLIRGLGFLINKYVDFISSDVVALIDEFARRVYQELNYVQEGQNARRFKKLYADKEEVLVPDIYWDYTSGKVLTMDWVDGVKLNEQAIIEGQGLKVLDLVNTGIQCSLRQLLEYGYFHADPHPGNLLATPEGKLAFLDFGMMSETPEEARFAIIGHVVHMVNRDYEAMARDYYALDFLAPEVDVTPIVPALRNFFDDALNSTVSELNFKTIVDGLGAVLYQYPFNVPAYYALILRSLTVLEGLALYADPNFKVLAASYPYFAKRLLTDPNPYLRDALIELLFKDGKFRWNRLENLLVQGKQDRDFSAKEALQPVLKLLLDPEGEELRSLVIKEAIRVTEAITIGTMIDTYNSIPGPLKSFLPNGNGIGIPMTDAEIESMMELRAQVLRIWGLLRSSDNIDPAILQPILQVLQEPEARNLGGRVFGGITQRLAARMLQQVLRSPATARAPSV, from the exons ATGAGCACGGTGACGTTATCACCAGCATCCACCACCGCACCAGGAAACCCCTCGGTTTTCTACCGGAACAAATCAACAACCACCGCCGGTTCTAAATGTCGGACCAGATTCAGATCAAAACCTATATTTGCTGCTCTGGTTGAGGAAGCTAGACCTAGGTCTTTACCTCCGGCTAGAGgtaataataacaatattaatGGTGCCGTACCGGAATTGAACTCCGGTGTGTCTTCTATAGTTCCGGCATCTAGAAACAGAGCAGATGATATTCAAGCTGAATCGAAGGCCTTGGCGCGTGCAGTCAACGCTTCTGTTTACAGTCCTGAACTTATTAAGCTCAAATACGCTTCTCGTCCGTTTAAG GTGTTACGGAGGACTCTGCAGATCCTAATGGGATTAGGTTCATTTGGAGTGAAACTATGGGTTGACCAATTGCAAGGTCAACTGGAACAGAACAGAAGAGCTAGAGCCGTTGAGTTAAGGGAGACTTTTACAAGGTTAGGTCCTACTTTTGTTAAGATCGGTCAGGGGCTTTCAACTCGACCTGATCTTTGCCCACCCGAGTTTCTTGAGGAGCTTTCTGAACTTCAG GATGCTTTACCAACGTTTCCAGACGCAGAAGCATTTGCATGTATTGAAAAAGAGCTAGGGCTTTCACTCGATTCAATTTACTcatcaatatcatcatctccAATTGCTGCAGCCAGTTTGGGTCAAGTTTACAAAGCCCAACTTAAGTATTCGGGCCAATTTGTTGCTGTGAAGGTGCAGAGGCCCGGTATTGAAGAAGCAATCGGGCTAGACTTTTACCTCATAAGGGGTCTAGGTTTCCTTATAAACAAATATGTTGACTTTATTAGCAGTGATGTTGTTGCCTTAATCGACGAATTTGCAAGAAGAGTTTATCAAGAGCTCAATTATGTCCAG GAGGGACAAAATGCAAGAAGATTTAAAAAATTATACGCCGATAAAGAAGAAGTACTCGTTCCCGACATTTATTGGGATTACACAAGTGGAAAAGTTCTAACAATGGATTGGGTTGACGGGGTCAAACTAAACGAGCAAGCGATAATTGAAGGTCAAGGGTTAAAAGTCTTGGATTTGGTCAACACAGGGATCCAGTGCAGCCTTAGACAGTTACTTGAATACGGTTATTTCCATGCGGACCCACACCCGGGAAATCTTTTAGCCACACCGGAAGGAAAACTCGCGTTTCTCGATTTTGGAATGATGAGTGAAACACCGGAAGAAGCAAGATTTGCGATAATTGGTCATGTGGTTCACATGGTCAATCGGGATTACGAAGCAATGGCTCGTGATTATTATGCCTTAGATTTTTTGGCACCTGAAGTAGACGTGACCCCGATTGTACCGGCACTTAGGAACTTTTTTGACGATGCGTTAAATTCGACTGTTAGTGAGCTTAATTTTAAAACGATTGTGGATGGGCTTGGTGCGGTTCTTTATCAGTATCCGTTTAATGTACCTGCTTATTATGCGTTAATATTAAGGTCACTTACGGTTCTAGAAGGTTTAGCTCTTTATGCCGACCCGAATTTTAAGGTGTTAGCTGCTTCGTACCCGTATTTTGCTAAAAGATTGCTCACGGATCCAAACCCGTATTTAAGAGATGCCCTAATTGAGTTACTATTCAAGGATGGAAAGTTCAG GTGGAATAGGCTTGAAAACCTACTTGTGCAGGGGAAACAGGATCGAGATTTCTCCGCAAAAGAGGCTTTACAACCTGTTTTGAAACTGTTATTGGATCCAGAAGGTGAAGAACTGAGGTCGTTAGTTATCAAAGAAGCTATTCGAGTAACCGAAGCAATCACAATTGGAACCATGATTGACACATACAATTCCATTCCGGGTCCGTTGAAGTCTTTTCTTCCCAATGGGAATGGAATCGGTATCCCCATGACCGATGCTGAGATCGAGAGCATGATGGAGCTTAGAGCACAAGTTTTAAGAATATGGGGGCTTTTACGGTCCTCCGATAATATTGATCCTGCAATCCTACAGCCTATTCTACAG GTACTTCAAGAACCCGAGGCAAGAAATCTTGGAGGGCGCGTATTTGGTGGAATTACACAGCGTTTGGCCGCACGTATGCTGCAACAGGTTCTGCGGTCACCCGCAACGGCTCGTGCACCATCTGTATAG
- the LOC110872316 gene encoding calcium-binding protein CML39-like, with protein MNSYESSTKPTSPGSFSFTGFFRRLLSSPSTKPSSFSAPISCNSDDIHQVFNYFDENGDGMISATELKNRLRKVGGEEVQLSDEEAEMAVRLSDADGDGVLGLDDFAKMMKEGEEEELKGAFGMYSGREGRVITPKSLKKMMRRLGQSTTVNECKEMIGRYDVNGDGVMDFDEFRAMMS; from the coding sequence ATGAATTCTTATGAATCCTCAACAAAACCCACATCTCCAGGCTCCTTCTCGTTCACTGGATTCTTCCGTCGATTATTATCCTCCCCATCAACGAAACCCTCATCTTTCTCAGCACCAATTTCTTGCAACTCCGATGACATTCATCAGGTTTTCAACTACTTTGATGAGAACGGGGACGGTATGATATCGGCAACGGAGCTGAAGAACAGGCTGAGGAAGGTGGGTGGGGAGGAGGTGCAGTTGTCGGACGAGGAGGCGGAGATGGCGGTGAGGTTGTCGGATGCTGACGGAGATGGGGTGTTGGGGTTGGATGATTTTGCGAAGATGATGAAGGAGGGGGAGGAGGAGGAGTTGAAAGGGGCGTTTGGGATGTATTCGGGTCGAGAGGGGCGTGTGATTACGCCGAAAAGTTTGAAGAAGATGATGCGGCGGTTGGGGCAGTCGACGACGGTGAACGAGTGTAAGGAGATGATCGGAAGATATGATGTTAATGGTGATGGGGTGATGGATTTTGATGAGTT
- the LOC110872315 gene encoding uncharacterized protein At1g76660 — MASEQNRFLQQRQQQQQQRQQPPSSRRKRWRGCLSGLSCFGLQKGGKRVVPASRMPETHSTANQQNGVQAAGLTNPTNAVHPSLLAPPSSPASFSNSALQSTAQSPNCFLSANSPGGPTMFATGPYAHETQLVSPPVFSTFTTEPSTAPFTPPPELAHLTTPSSPDVPYAQFLSSSLNLKNDHKTNYMPANDLQAAYSLHPGSPASTLRSPISQTSGEGLSSSFPEREFSPQWNSPQEKGPDSKTPQDANFFCPETFAQYYYDQSSFPHTGGRLSVSKEPDVYSNAGNVVQSRQSKACKQDMEELEAYRASFGFSADEIVSTPQYVEISNVTDDTFSMMPSGPNKLPDVKTVPNLGRNEFSSPKSCRVEAIHSCKSEPISLHAIKGVKEPVEHCLTDDEDIFSRMNGKYDMGMGHSNSDAEIDYRRGRRSKWA, encoded by the exons ATGGCGTCCGAGCAGAACAGATTTCTGCAGCAgcggcagcagcagcagcagcagcggCAACAGCCTCCGTCTTCCCGT CGGAAACGATGGAGGGGTTGTTTGAGTGGTTTATCGTGTTTCGGGTTACAAAAAGGCGGAAAGCGGGTTGTGCCTGCGTCTCGTATGCCGGAAACACATTCGACAGCGAACCAGCAAAACGGGGTTCAAGCTGCGGGGTTAACTAACCCGACTAACGCGGTTCACCCGTCGTTGTTAGCTCCACCGTCTTCGCCTGCGTCGTTTTCGAATTCCGCGCTGCAGTCTACAGCGCAGTCGCCGAATTGTTTTCTGTCTGCGAACTCGCCTGGAGGCCCGACAATGTTTGCTACCGGGCCGTATGCTCACGAGACGCAACTTGTATCACCGCCTGTGTTCTCGACCTTCACCACTGAGCCGTCTACTGCTCCGTTCACACCGCCACCCGAGCTAGCCCATTTGACCACACCGTCATCCCCTGATGTCCCGTATGCACAGTTCCTTTCGTCTAGTTTAAATCTTAAAAACGATCATAAAACAAATTACATGCCAGCAAATGATCTTCAAGCAGCGTATTCTTTACACCCCGGAAGCCCGGCTAGTACTCTTAGATCACCGATTTCACAGACATCGGGTGAAGGTTTATCGTCATCTTTCCCTGAACGGGAATTCAGCCCGCAATGGAATTCTCCACAAGAAAAAGGGCCAGACTCGAAGACCCCTCAAGATGCTAATTTCTTTTGCCCGGAAACATTTGCACAATATTATTACGATCAATCTTCGTTTCCTCATACTGGTGGGAGGTTAAGCGTTTCTAAGGAGCCAGATGTTTATTCCAACGCTGGAAATGTAGTTCAAAGTAGGCAGAGTAAAGCTTGTAAACAAGATATGGAGGAATTAGAAGCGTATAGAGCATCGTTCGGGTTCAGTGCTGATGAAATTGTGTCCACACCTCAGTATGTTGAGATCTCCAATGTTACGGATGACACGTTTTCCATGATGCCATCTGGACCCAATAAGCTGCCCGATGTCAAAACCGTACCAAATCTTGGCCGAAATGAATTCTCAAGCCCGAAAAGTTGCAGAGTGGAAGCAATTCACTCTTGCAAAAGCGAGCCCATTTCATTACATGCTATTAAAG GTGTGAAGGAGCCGGTTGAGCATTGTTTGACCGATGATGAAGACATATTCTCGAGAATGAATGGGAAGTATGATATGGGAATGGGGCATTCAAATTCTGATGCAGAAATTGATTACAGAAGAGGGAGAAGGTCAAAATGGGCATGA
- the LOC118480923 gene encoding putative B3 domain-containing protein At2g27410 has translation MEDTLVLIKHANFIPEDSLRRRRNQRILTTENNKYMRKIEELANEWLRFFRDKELQEEKNKSIVKEEVSAERLRKSKGKRPQSTTSVVKNVSKKRKVPKKGERPPVVTNEITQRLDEFIVSEMNGTDVKLVIQKTLYKSDTLKTQNRLNMPFNQLQTNKFLTEDERQIVESYVPKENNIEVSLLGPTLEMYKLKLELTMWPMLSTYNYVLKTNWYQFWFDNKKHLKEGSKIQVWSFRRDQQLCFAIVCVEKPGGKGDVV, from the exons ATGGAGGATACACTTGTTCTCATCAAGCATGCTAACTTCATAccagaagattcattgagaagaAGACGTAATCAAAGAATATTAACGACAGAAAACAATAAATACATGCGAAAGATCGAAGAACTAGCgaatgaatggttaagattctTTCGCGATAAGGAGTTACAAGAAGAAAAAAACAAGTCCATTGTGAAGGAA GAGGTAAGTGCTGAGCGGTTAAGAAAGTCAAAGGGGAAGCGTCCACAGTCAACAACATCCGTTGTGAAGAACGTGAGTAAAAAACGAAAGGTACCAAAAAAGGGAGAGCGTCCACCCGTGGTGACCAACGAGATAACCCAACGGTTAGACGAGTTCATCGTGAGCGAGATGAATGGGACGGACGTGAAACTCGTGATTCAGAAGACGTTGTACAAGTCGGATACACTGAAAACTCAAAACAGGTTAAACATGCCGTTTAACCAACTGCAGACGAATAAGTTCTTGACGGAGGATGAAAGACAAATTGTTGAGTCGTATGTTCCCAAAGAGAACAACATTGAGGTTTCGTTGTTGGGGCCAACGTTGGAGATGTACAAGTTGAAGTTGGAACTGACAATGTGGCCTATGCTTAGTACCTACAACTACGTGTTGAAGACAAACTGGTACCAGTTTTGGTTTGATAATAAAAAACATTTGAAGGAGGGTTCAAAGATTCAAGTATGGTCGTTTCGTCGAGATCAACAGTTGTGTTTTGCGATCGTGTGTGTCGAGAAACCAGGTGGCAAAGGCGACgtggtttaa